TGATTTCTACAAAGCAAGGTGATAATGGAAAAACAAAACTTGCAAATAACGAAACAGTATATAAAGATGATTTACATGTTGAAGCATATGGAACAGTTGATGAACTTAATTCATATTTAGGTTATGCAAAACATTTTTTAAACAAAAAAGAAAAAGAAATAATTGAAGATATTCAAAAAGATCTTTTTAGAGTTGCAACCGAACTTGCCAAAGGTGAAAAATTTATAAACCTAATTTCGAAAGAAGATGAAGAAAAAATAACAAAACTAGTAGAAGAATATGAAAAAAATGTAAATCTAAACTCTTTTGTAATACCTGGTGCAACTAAAGAAAGTAGTATTCTAGATATATGTAGAACCATTGCAAGACGTGCTGAAAGAAGAATAGTTTCACTTTCAAAAAGTGAAAATGTAAGGAAAGAATTGATAGCGTACATTAACAGAATTTCTGATTTACTCTACATAATAGCAAGATACGTTGAAAAAGATAATATTATGCCTTATTCCGCCCACAAGTAAAAAAGGAGGAAGTAAAAAATGATCAAAATTGACGGTAATAATCTAAGATTAGATGATATCCATAATGTTGCTCGCAATTTTGAAAAAGTAGATTTAGATGATTTTGCTAAAAATAAAATAACTGAATCAAGAAATACAATTGAAAAAATTTTATCGAGTGGAAAAACTGTTTACGGTATTAACACAGGCTTTGGTGCACTTGTAAATGTAAAAATCTCGGAAAAAGAATTATATGAACTACAAAAAAATATAGTATTATCGCATTCAGCTGGAATTGGTGATCCTTTAGATGAAGATATTGTTAGAGCTATGATGCTTCTTAGAGCTAACTCTCTTGCCAAAGGTTTTTCTGGAGTAAGAGTTGAAGTAATAGAAAAATTGCTTGAATTTTTAAATAAAAAAGTTTACCCATATGTTCCTGAAAAAGGTAGCGTTGGTGCCAGTGGCGATCTTGCCCCCTTATCCCATATTGCCATGGCACTTATTGGAGAAGGATATGTTATTTATAACGGAAAGAAAGAGCCAACGAAAAAGGTGCTTAGTGAATTAAATATTAACCCAATAAAGTTAAAAGAAAAGGAAGGATTAAGTCTTTTAAACGGCACTCAATACATTACTTCAATTCTTGCATTAACAATCAGAGATTCGATAAAACTTCTAGATATAGCCACATTAATAGCTGCAGCAAGTGTTGACGTTCTGCTTGGAACACCTGCTGCTTTCGATGAAAGATTACAAAAAGCAAGGAATCATGATGGGCAAATATACATTGCAAGTTTATTAAGAAATTACTTAAATGGAAGTCAAATAAGAGAATCTCATAAAAATTGTAACAAAGTTCAGGATGCTTATACTTTAAGAGCAATTCCACAAGTATATGGAGCAGTATATGAT
Above is a genomic segment from Thermosipho africanus Ob7 containing:
- a CDS encoding cob(I)yrinic acid a,c-diamide adenosyltransferase, with the protein product MISTKQGDNGKTKLANNETVYKDDLHVEAYGTVDELNSYLGYAKHFLNKKEKEIIEDIQKDLFRVATELAKGEKFINLISKEDEEKITKLVEEYEKNVNLNSFVIPGATKESSILDICRTIARRAERRIVSLSKSENVRKELIAYINRISDLLYIIARYVEKDNIMPYSAHK
- the hutH gene encoding histidine ammonia-lyase, with product MIKIDGNNLRLDDIHNVARNFEKVDLDDFAKNKITESRNTIEKILSSGKTVYGINTGFGALVNVKISEKELYELQKNIVLSHSAGIGDPLDEDIVRAMMLLRANSLAKGFSGVRVEVIEKLLEFLNKKVYPYVPEKGSVGASGDLAPLSHIAMALIGEGYVIYNGKKEPTKKVLSELNINPIKLKEKEGLSLLNGTQYITSILALTIRDSIKLLDIATLIAAASVDVLLGTPAAFDERLQKARNHDGQIYIASLLRNYLNGSQIRESHKNCNKVQDAYTLRAIPQVYGAVYDTLIYAKKVAENEINAATDNPLVFDNDVISGGNFHGEPVALVSDFLAIALTDLGNMIERRIDRLVNPLINQKLPPFLASGKEGLNSGYMIWQYTAAAICNENKILSHPASTDTIPTSAYQEDHVSMGATSARKLRKIFFNIIDLVTIEAMLVKVALEFRKPLKSSKSIEEFFRKFDFIKINGDRYFGDDFENVKNIIIKEVLQ